agtatatgcttatctgaattctcaaatagctcatttaaaaatggcaaatgaaaacttcaagtttatcatgtcatgtgttatctcttagtaaacttctggtttactatggcataaacttttgctttagtaaacttctggtttactgtgatacatgatatagcacaaattaaagaataaggcgggtagcttctcacatacatattattttacccctatGATTGTgaaaacatgaagattatcaatcttccaatcatttgtagtctcaatatgatagccatttgtattagtaaacttcaggtttactacaacatatgttttgaccataatcatataatatgaatgacatatttgtatataagctcttcgagagccttcatttattatccacaatctaatatttatctggcactactggtgtcatgtattctttaggcaaacatttagctcttcaggagttgttgatacattttgtactatcaaatattgctcagacactgctggtgtcatgagagaaaatcacaatcaaataaacaatgttaaaacaattgtttaagcacacgaaaactcctcttcataatatttttccacttcaggaggcaatttcaattgtgttacttcttcaggagcaaatttaaaatacaaaatattgagtatatattctctcaattatattaactcttctggaggtgaattgtaatgtattcacatcaagagcgcgttcatatttacccgacttattagtattgtcacattcacttcagggaatggattaatattatcaaaagttctcatccttcaggaaatcgaacataattatctgaatgcgcattaatcacatcaaattgtgatgcctcaacctcttttaaaatatttactacttcaggagcaaatcgaggcgtgcatttaatatagagaatatttatgtagcttatcttcaattgtaaccatagaaagcctaaattatcacttctggtgatcataggcatataccacttctggtagttaacaaaatataattacaatgagatatacgaaatataaccacttcttgtggttgtatatttcttgcaaactctgctagagtttaagttgatctaataatgttatccatattcttcaaaatgacataaacaagatatattatagtaaacatcattatcaaatcataatttttctttatgtacaacaattacataaccatactatctattacaaataacaaaaattaaaatatttacatttctacagattcaccaccgattacatgacttgtttctccttctgggagtgcaaggtaatcagttacatccaaatgcatgaagtctaaattatcttcagaaataaaatttgcttcaacatttttctctgtcttctttagcgaggcttgataaagctcaaccaggtgctttggcgtacgacatgTACGTggccagtgccctttttctccacatctatagcatgcattttctgcatttggtgcttgcaccgcttcatgcttttgttccttccttttccactactggtggtgaggagtgttatttggtgcattattattaccatgattagagtttctttccaGACCAagaccatgaccacgactggggccacgaccttttccacgtttagcctggtggaagttcgtctcattcacttcaaggaatggacaagaaccagtaggtcggctttcatgatttttcactaATAGCtcattatgttgctcggctataagaagatgtgagataagttcagaatactttttaaatcccatttctcgatattgctgctgcaggagcatattcgatgCATGAAAAGTgatgaaagttttctccaacatatcatgatcagtaatattatcaccacataacttcaattgggaaataattctaaacatagcagaattatactcactgatagatttaaaatcttgtaaccttagatgagtccaatcatatcgtgcctgtggaagaacgaccatcttcaggtggtcatatctatctttcaaattattccatagtatgactggatctttaacagtaagatattccatttttaGGCCCTCACCAAGGTGATGGcataggaatatcattgctttggcacgatcttggtttgatgcctgatttttgtccttgatggtgtctgtcagacccatcgcatcaagatgcatttcagcatcaagcacccaagacatgtagcttttgccctatatatccagggctacaaattcaagtttagaaagagttgacattatttaggaaaagaaagttcttacctcagatactttcaaaatatttgctcgagatggcagagtctcgtgctgataacgtgttattaaataaagattgtaaagtaaagacaagtatagagagaaactgatatattattcgaattcaaactgatgtacataatgaactgaaacctcttctatttatagaagaaaggaagctgttgtgcaagctgctgtgtaagctgctactgcaagctgctgtgtaagctgctaccataccagatatggataatcttctactgagagcaatatttatccataacggagtactgaatggataagcttattatacccggtatggataatcttctattaggttaatgtttatccataaccgggtaccgaagtgataagcttcttcaggaagcttatttccaatagagtactaaatggataaacatatttacagtggagtcccatatggataagcttcttcaggaagattatttacaacggagtagtaaatgaacatccataatataatatatttataacaagatCAAGTTACAAAAACACTATTGTCAAAAGAAATTATAATAAAACAAACATTGAAGTAACCAATATGagtttcattattttatttaactaagAGAGGCACAAAAACTCATTAATCAGAAAGAGGACAAGATATGGACCTCAAAAGTTCGTGAGCGAACGGATTTAAACAACGAAACAGAGAACATAACCTTGATCTGAGATCGAAACCCGAGCGGCAACCTCACAACGATTATAGCTATATCTCCTCGACTGAAGAGAGAATCAACAGTGATTCAAACTGGCTTTTGAGGTTAGTTTTGGGATTGTTTTGAGGTCTTTTGGAACTGGGTTTTGGCTGGGATTTTCAGGTCATTTGTGGCTGAAATTTGGGACTTTTGGGGGCTGTTTCGAGCTGGGTTTTGGGGCTGTTCGCAGCTGGTCTTTTGCTGCGTTTTGGGAGGTTGTTCGAGGCTGTTTCAAAGTCATTTTTTGGACTAAGAAGAGGGCTGGTTCAAGGGTGGATTTCCAGCTCGTTTTTGGGCTGTTATGGGTCTGTTTTGGAGGctgatttttgtgtttttttgcaGCTAAAAAGGTGCTGGATTTTGCTGGTGTTTAGAAGAGTTTTTTGGTGGTTGTTTCAGGCTAGATTTAGAGTAGTTCTAATGGAGATTTTTGGTTGTTTTGGGGTGTTTATTGCCAATCTCTTTAATGAAGAAGGAAGCTTTGTATTTTTGTATTCATGAAAATCAGAGAGGGCGTTGCTTTTTTGCTGGGAATGCTGCTGTTGCGTAGCTTCTCTCTTGTGTTGGATATTAGCGTGTATTGTATATTTAGGtgttaggtactattatataggggtaggaattaggttaggggtatgggccttggaattatgggcttggtaaTTATGGACTAtgtccaaaaattaggcctaaaaatgggttgtcgagcccaagttttattctttccccgcgaatgagattaaaatacgatctcatttattaattagtcttacttaagtaaaataatttaaaaataagactaaccgttaaaacaaaactattttttggtatttttcaagattaaaaatgactataacACATTAATGAAACttgtttttgtaatttttattttcttgtaataaattaaagtaaaagagtaaaaattaattaaaatagctatattaggcctaaattaaatgtttacatgctaaaatatgaaaaatcttggggaaggcaaaaaatcacatgtctacacataCTGGAACTTGAGGCTTGGTTTCCCTACCTCGACTGGTATTAAAGCTTCTGCTCCGTAGACTAGAGAGAACACGGTCACCCTGGTACTTGATTTCGAAGTTGTACGGTATGCCCATAGGACTTCAAGAAAGATTTTCTTCCACTTTCCCTTCAAACCGATCAATATCTTTTTTCTGGTTTTGGAGTATAGTTTTGTTCGTCAATTCCACTTGCCCATTCTAACTAGGGTGACAATATCTTCTTGATCTTGTGGTCTTCAAAAAACTTACTTACCTTGTTGCTGACGAACTGTTTTTCACTATCGCAAATGATCGTGGACGGCATCCCAAATCGACATATTGTGTGATCCCAGATGAAATCGATGACTTCTTTCTCCCTGACGTTCTCGAA
This genomic stretch from Nicotiana sylvestris chromosome 9, ASM39365v2, whole genome shotgun sequence harbors:
- the LOC138877874 gene encoding uncharacterized protein: MGLTDTIKDKNQASNQDRAKAMIFLCHHLGEGLKMEYLTVKDPLCGDNITDHDMLEKTFITFHASNMLLQQQYREMGFKKYSELISHLLIAEQHNELLVKNHESRPTGSCPFLEVNETNFHQAKRGKGRGPSRGHGLGLERNSNHGNNNAPNNTPHHQ